The following proteins come from a genomic window of Methanosarcina sp. MTP4:
- a CDS encoding putative Ig domain-containing protein, translated as MCKIKYKFISSALLIGLIINTVSISSAAIYYDSGYKQLYIENEPSISLTDIHNTLLVKYGNSLISNKESSLWHINTSLRIINSTLYITAPEVTDIRWSAPGNSWLMMSTTGSIVIDGVNVIGWSGDGPVTSDPSKQSFVVYNCTIKNSKFENISSLDISGLRNAEIFNLEVTNCSNTFYIRNSENITVSDIYMHDTFGSLVTECIENSSFSNLRFENVPGDQAFGMTNHSTFNNITAINIGEGIWWSDSYYISGADFYIYNTTWSSFAPQQSSYCNFSNITIYRSGHNSIDMHNTKHAIISNVSLYDPDSNNVMITGGTVDAPIAENITMKNVYTLNGGIVSDVGSYDIHIENVLQEGIKDGFGINSENYTLINATSTSNDGNAALGLYSLPPYYAKNNFIIDTNVYHLDADGEWDTKLINFMYKSIYHSKFTKYYYIDMIVVDSDRSPVDSATITFNNEVDDSGFPSVDGYGTNKTTFNTDISGRTPLPDEDRENSPALIATQGLNNGSYNLFTHTATVELPTGSKIHLNGIATSASAHDSSWYRPDPNIPTYTITAIIPDDSPGPHITGFAPSEENPFNPGDEKIFRVWTDENLTSMEWYVDGSLVSEGSLSYTWKVTEGGHAIEFIGSNENGTVSQSWNIGEYTGALPAPIIEFLPTDTILTRNTGENVIFSVSSDQPLTANWSINGELIQNNTTSITQSWDIPGTYNVTVNGYSGEEPIVHTWTVDVIDSLKSQDESTVTVTPDDQIVTPNQPFTIDVRIDPSTPIVAAQFDLQFDSLMVRANSVSEGNLLKQDGAGTLFNSTINNSEGTVTDVYGVIVGKTNVSSEGVFATISMTAGNKTGISELDLSNVRVLDTSITDLPVSIRNASVLVDTAPVLNPIDDKSVSESNTLSFTVDASDADGDSLTYSAAGLPEGANFDPATGEFSWTPATGQAGTYTVTFEVSDGYLTNPEDATITVKSPNRAPVIDSFEPEDGSSFNESEEIDISVSAFDLDGQFLNYIIKINGIKCSTDPSYIWKTNYSSSGEHTVEVTVSDGIDQVTEQHTIYINDYYPPWDVVMNGEVDIVDLATVGQNFETPVSKPYPRYDVNQDGRVNIHDLTLVGYHFGEKYK; from the coding sequence GTGTGTAAAATAAAATACAAATTCATTTCTTCTGCTTTACTGATAGGATTGATTATAAACACAGTAAGCATAAGTTCCGCAGCAATTTATTACGATAGCGGGTACAAACAGCTTTACATCGAGAATGAGCCTTCAATAAGTCTTACAGACATCCATAACACGCTACTTGTAAAATACGGAAATTCATTGATCTCAAATAAAGAAAGTAGCCTATGGCATATAAATACCAGTCTTAGAATAATCAACTCCACATTGTATATTACAGCTCCAGAAGTCACAGATATTAGGTGGTCTGCTCCTGGGAACTCATGGCTGATGATGAGCACAACTGGCTCAATTGTAATAGACGGGGTGAATGTAATTGGGTGGAGTGGAGATGGTCCTGTTACATCCGACCCATCAAAACAGAGTTTTGTGGTGTACAACTGTACAATAAAAAACTCCAAATTTGAAAATATTTCAAGTCTGGATATATCGGGTCTTAGAAATGCTGAAATCTTTAATTTGGAAGTCACTAATTGCAGTAATACTTTCTACATAAGGAATAGTGAGAATATAACTGTTAGTGACATCTATATGCATGATACATTTGGATCTCTTGTAACGGAATGTATAGAAAATTCATCTTTTTCCAATTTGAGATTTGAGAATGTTCCTGGAGATCAAGCTTTTGGTATGACAAATCATTCAACCTTCAACAATATAACCGCAATTAACATTGGGGAGGGCATTTGGTGGTCAGACTCTTATTACATAAGTGGTGCAGATTTTTATATTTATAACACAACTTGGAGTAGCTTTGCACCCCAACAAAGTTCATACTGTAACTTCTCAAATATTACAATTTATAGATCAGGTCACAACAGTATTGATATGCACAATACAAAACATGCAATTATAAGTAATGTAAGTCTGTATGATCCAGATAGCAATAACGTTATGATCACTGGCGGAACTGTGGATGCCCCTATAGCCGAAAACATTACCATGAAAAACGTATATACCCTAAATGGTGGAATAGTCTCTGATGTCGGTTCATACGACATACACATTGAGAATGTGCTTCAGGAAGGAATCAAAGATGGATTTGGTATAAATTCAGAAAACTATACATTAATCAACGCAACAAGCACATCTAATGATGGGAATGCTGCGTTGGGGTTGTATTCTTTGCCACCTTATTACGCAAAGAATAATTTCATAATTGATACTAATGTCTACCATTTGGATGCAGATGGTGAGTGGGATACAAAACTAATTAACTTTATGTATAAAAGTATTTACCACTCCAAGTTCACGAAATATTATTATATAGACATGATAGTAGTAGACAGTGATAGAAGTCCTGTAGATAGTGCAACAATAACATTCAATAACGAAGTAGATGATTCAGGATTCCCCAGCGTAGATGGGTATGGAACAAATAAAACTACTTTTAACACTGATATTTCAGGCAGAACCCCTTTACCGGATGAAGACCGTGAAAATTCTCCTGCACTTATAGCTACTCAAGGACTGAATAACGGAAGTTATAACTTATTCACTCATACTGCTACCGTAGAACTTCCAACAGGGTCCAAAATTCACCTAAACGGAATTGCTACTAGTGCGTCTGCTCATGATTCCTCATGGTACCGCCCCGACCCCAACATCCCAACCTATACCATCACCGCAATAATCCCTGATGACTCTCCCGGCCCACACATAACTGGCTTCGCACCCAGTGAAGAAAACCCCTTCAACCCGGGTGATGAAAAGATCTTCAGGGTCTGGACAGATGAAAATCTGACCAGTATGGAATGGTATGTTGATGGATCACTTGTATCAGAAGGATCCCTAAGTTACACATGGAAGGTCACAGAAGGTGGACATGCAATTGAATTCATTGGCTCCAATGAAAACGGCACTGTCAGCCAGAGCTGGAACATCGGAGAATATACCGGTGCCCTGCCTGCACCAATCATAGAATTCCTTCCGACAGATACTATACTTACCCGGAACACTGGAGAAAATGTCATTTTCAGTGTTAGCTCGGATCAACCTCTGACAGCGAACTGGTCTATCAACGGGGAGCTGATCCAGAACAATACAACGTCCATAACCCAGAGCTGGGATATACCTGGCACATACAACGTTACTGTGAACGGGTACAGCGGCGAAGAACCAATCGTACATACCTGGACAGTGGATGTAATCGATTCGTTAAAATCCCAAGATGAATCAACCGTCACGGTAACTCCGGACGATCAAATCGTCACTCCAAACCAGCCATTTACCATCGATGTAAGGATCGATCCTTCAACACCCATAGTCGCAGCCCAGTTTGACCTGCAATTCGACAGTTTAATGGTAAGAGCGAATAGTGTAAGCGAAGGAAACCTGCTCAAACAGGATGGAGCTGGAACCTTATTCAACAGCACCATAAACAACAGCGAAGGAACGGTCACAGATGTCTATGGCGTGATAGTTGGAAAAACAAATGTCTCTTCAGAAGGGGTATTTGCAACCATCAGCATGACTGCAGGAAACAAAACAGGCATATCAGAACTCGACCTTTCCAATGTGAGGGTTCTTGACACCAGTATAACAGACTTGCCAGTTAGTATTAGAAATGCAAGTGTGCTGGTAGATACCGCACCTGTCCTTAATCCGATCGATGATAAATCGGTTTCCGAGTCGAACACCCTGAGCTTCACGGTGGATGCCAGCGATGCTGACGGCGACAGCCTGACTTATTCAGCCGCAGGCCTTCCGGAAGGAGCGAACTTTGATCCTGCAACCGGGGAGTTTAGCTGGACACCGGCAACTGGACAGGCGGGAACTTATACAGTCACCTTTGAGGTAAGTGATGGATACCTCACGAACCCGGAAGATGCCACAATAACCGTGAAATCGCCAAATCGTGCTCCTGTTATTGATTCATTTGAACCGGAAGACGGATCAAGTTTCAATGAGAGTGAAGAAATCGACATTTCAGTTAGCGCATTTGATCTGGACGGGCAGTTCCTGAATTACATCATCAAGATCAATGGGATAAAATGCAGCACTGATCCGAGTTATATCTGGAAGACCAACTACTCGAGCAGTGGGGAGCATACGGTGGAAGTAACGGTAAGCGATGGAATCGACCAGGTAACAGAACAGCACACAATCTACATCAATGACTACTATCCTCCGTGGGATGTGGTTATGAATGGAGAGGTAGATATTGTGGACCTTGCCACAGTCGGCCAGAATTTTGAAACCCCTGTAAGCAAACCTTATCCAAGGTATGACGTAAACCAGGATGGAAGAGTAAATATCCATGACCTTACCCTCGTAGGATACCACTTTGGAGAAAAATACAAATAG
- a CDS encoding IS5 family transposase, with protein sequence MTKRKTGHDYEISDEFWNVIKCLLPIPKPKKKLGRPREDDRKIMNGIYYLLRTGCQWKALPRCYGASSTVHDRFQEWQRAGLFETMWQAGLMEYDNKKGLEWEWQAMDGAMTKAPLGGDGTGANPTDRGKKGTKRSMLTEGKGIPPSVAVDGANRHDKMLVKETLDDIIIERPSHEVIQNICMDKGYDFPDIRKLVEEYGYTAHIPRRGEEKIEKKIPGHKARRWVVERTHSWLNRFRRLLIRWEKKLENYFAMLHFACSWITFRAAGLFG encoded by the coding sequence GTGACAAAACGAAAAACAGGACACGACTACGAGATCTCAGACGAATTCTGGAATGTAATCAAGTGTTTACTACCAATTCCAAAACCGAAGAAGAAGCTTGGAAGGCCGCGAGAGGATGATAGGAAAATAATGAACGGTATTTATTATCTCCTTCGCACTGGCTGTCAATGGAAAGCCTTGCCAAGATGTTATGGAGCTTCAAGCACTGTACATGACAGATTTCAGGAATGGCAAAGGGCAGGATTATTTGAGACAATGTGGCAAGCTGGTCTGATGGAGTATGATAACAAAAAAGGATTAGAGTGGGAGTGGCAAGCAATGGATGGAGCTATGACAAAAGCACCATTGGGTGGAGATGGAACCGGAGCTAACCCCACTGACCGTGGCAAAAAAGGAACAAAAAGGAGTATGTTAACTGAGGGTAAAGGCATACCACCTTCTGTTGCCGTGGATGGAGCCAATCGGCACGATAAAATGCTTGTAAAAGAGACTCTTGATGACATAATTATTGAAAGACCTTCACATGAAGTAATTCAGAATATATGCATGGATAAGGGATATGATTTTCCTGATATCAGAAAATTGGTTGAAGAATATGGATATACTGCCCATATCCCAAGACGTGGAGAAGAAAAAATAGAAAAAAAGATACCAGGTCATAAGGCAAGAAGGTGGGTTGTAGAAAGAACGCATTCTTGGCTGAATAGATTCAGAAGACTGCTTATTCGATGGGAAAAAAAGCTTGAGAATTACTTTGCTATGCTTCATTTCGCATGCTCCTGGATTACTTTCAGAGCTGCGGGACTTTTCGGATAA
- a CDS encoding glycosyltransferase family 4 protein, translating to MRIALVHPAHMDYRQEIFDKLDDRYDVTFIFTKHGRGQDNVKEKQASIPLKWKSKILRTRLTFGNRDIGMYLLLMKELLFGKYDLILTSTSWHVCWLMSKLCRNKFILITEFWYWKNTSFTRKVLNEFTKYIARSSDSIFAMGTKTYQSYLEFGVSEDKIFAHTQCSVDYSKQTSFDARKKLGLEDKKIILYLGRIVQSKGLDYLIKAFSQLESNYDNIFLIVIGEGPHRNECEKVIDQLKVKNVMFLGSSYGNEKASYYKACDIFVLPSIFYNYSYEPWGLVINEAMAFGKPVIATNAVGASEDLIQNGHNGYVAQEKNIMELYEAMKKILSDSEVLKLMGENSRIIFEEKNDYEKMFKALENAINNS from the coding sequence ATGAGAATTGCACTTGTACACCCTGCCCATATGGATTATAGACAAGAGATTTTTGATAAACTAGATGATAGATACGATGTTACTTTCATATTTACAAAACATGGGAGAGGACAGGATAATGTAAAAGAAAAACAAGCAAGCATTCCTTTGAAATGGAAGAGCAAAATATTAAGAACAAGACTCACTTTTGGTAATAGAGATATTGGGATGTATTTATTGTTGATGAAGGAGTTACTATTTGGAAAATACGACCTTATTTTGACATCAACCAGTTGGCATGTATGTTGGCTAATGTCTAAGCTATGTAGAAACAAATTCATACTTATTACGGAATTTTGGTATTGGAAAAACACATCATTTACTAGGAAAGTTTTGAATGAATTTACGAAATATATTGCGAGATCTTCTGACTCTATTTTTGCAATGGGAACAAAAACCTATCAATCTTATCTTGAATTTGGAGTGAGTGAAGATAAAATATTCGCACATACTCAATGCTCCGTTGACTATAGTAAACAAACCTCTTTTGATGCTAGGAAAAAGTTAGGATTAGAAGATAAAAAAATAATATTATATCTAGGTAGAATTGTACAAAGTAAAGGGCTAGATTACTTAATCAAAGCATTTTCTCAATTAGAAAGTAATTATGACAATATTTTTCTAATAGTAATCGGAGAAGGTCCTCATAGGAATGAATGTGAAAAGGTCATTGATCAATTAAAAGTTAAAAACGTTATGTTTTTAGGCTCAAGTTATGGAAATGAAAAAGCCTCATATTACAAAGCATGTGATATCTTTGTTTTACCTTCTATTTTTTACAATTATTCGTACGAACCCTGGGGTTTAGTCATAAATGAAGCTATGGCTTTTGGTAAACCCGTTATAGCTACAAATGCTGTTGGAGCAAGTGAAGACCTAATTCAAAATGGGCATAATGGATACGTAGCTCAAGAAAAAAATATCATGGAATTGTATGAAGCTATGAAAAAGATACTATCGGACAGTGAAGTGCTAAAATTGATGGGTGAAAACTCACGAATCATTTTCGAGGAAAAAAACGACTATGAGAAAATGTTTAAGGCCCTCGAAAACGCGATAAACAATTCTTAA
- a CDS encoding acyltransferase produces the protein MVTRIQEIDVLRSVAIIFIIFAHIDSFTSLPIFDELDEIFAFFGISIFFFISGFLMQKNNNFATDKDVSFFFKKRVLKIYPLYWLSIVAIYAMDKIGFDVVYSNDIAADKFLLLSYIFGFQGLIHEDYALSVWWFVGVILLYYFLFSIILHYSKSFGGLLAYSFFMVLPLLFLRNEFNLVNVNVFSYYFIFIAGILSAAAENLESFKKITLSYSVLLLSFLLMSYLGINTNYLSDISKRDLVFLIFVLIFTLYNIKFSCQNKFKIPMSVQKLADSSYSIYLFHIPLLTLFQSFILMSFSLEILNRHLFDYLTLFLGIPFTLFSGYFIMIYLDKLCNKYKKKFNIIHIRHFIGLMRQIMKNRDFVK, from the coding sequence ATGGTAACCCGTATTCAGGAAATTGACGTTCTCCGGTCAGTAGCTATTATTTTTATCATTTTTGCACACATTGATAGCTTTACCAGCTTACCCATTTTTGATGAACTTGATGAAATTTTCGCTTTCTTCGGGATTAGCATTTTTTTCTTCATTTCCGGATTTTTAATGCAAAAAAATAATAACTTTGCTACTGATAAAGACGTCTCTTTCTTTTTTAAGAAAAGAGTGCTAAAAATCTATCCTTTGTACTGGCTTTCCATAGTTGCTATTTATGCTATGGACAAAATTGGGTTTGATGTTGTATACTCAAATGACATTGCTGCGGATAAGTTTTTATTACTTTCATACATATTTGGCTTTCAAGGGCTTATTCATGAAGATTATGCTCTGTCCGTCTGGTGGTTTGTCGGTGTAATCTTGTTATACTACTTTTTGTTTTCAATAATTTTACATTATTCAAAAAGTTTTGGTGGCTTACTTGCATATTCTTTTTTTATGGTGCTCCCTCTTTTATTCTTGAGGAATGAATTCAACCTGGTAAATGTTAATGTTTTCAGTTATTACTTCATCTTTATTGCCGGAATCCTGAGTGCCGCTGCAGAAAACCTGGAATCTTTTAAGAAGATCACATTGTCTTACTCTGTTTTATTGCTATCTTTTTTGTTAATGTCATATCTAGGGATCAACACAAACTATCTTTCGGATATTAGCAAACGAGACCTCGTTTTTCTGATATTTGTGCTTATTTTTACACTATATAATATCAAATTTTCCTGCCAAAACAAGTTCAAGATACCTATGTCTGTACAAAAATTAGCTGACAGTTCTTACTCTATATACTTATTTCATATACCGCTTTTGACATTGTTTCAATCTTTTATCCTTATGTCATTTTCTCTGGAGATTCTCAATCGACACTTATTTGATTATTTGACGCTATTTCTTGGAATCCCTTTTACCTTATTTTCTGGATATTTCATCATGATATATCTCGATAAACTATGTAATAAATATAAAAAAAAGTTTAATATTATTCACATTCGTCACTTTATTGGTTTGATGCGTCAAATTATGAAAAACCGCGATTTTGTTAAGTAA
- a CDS encoding glycosyltransferase family 4 protein, protein MKTTIKIIGITSGGLKGFSGVNGKLFNTIAKDCELIEVFDTKLYGFGKYYDAIYSFLRTPGYKKYIHPYNEILEGSVAYYRFRNNYYVSERTKIANKMLKENKKNYNLILQTGWLPAILQKNDVPRCIYTDYTTKLSEKELPQWSKFLSENDRKYWTDMETKSYENADIVFTFSNHTRQSMINDYEISEDKVVTVYSGTNVDYLPCIKKEYNKKIILFVGIDFERKGGYVLLDAFKKVKNEIKDARLIILGSNPKLNIEGVEVKGFVSYEEKIQYYNLASIFVMPSFGDPFPNAFIEAMSYRLPCIGSRVGGIPEIIEDAETGFLVEPYKSSQLAERIIYLLNNENLMKKMGDAGRKRVEERFTWDKVVKKMGSKFDKLM, encoded by the coding sequence ATGAAAACCACTATAAAGATCATAGGAATAACTTCAGGAGGATTAAAAGGCTTTTCAGGCGTCAATGGAAAACTTTTCAATACAATCGCAAAAGATTGTGAATTAATAGAAGTCTTTGACACTAAACTTTATGGATTTGGAAAGTACTATGATGCAATATATTCCTTTTTAAGAACACCTGGATACAAAAAATACATCCACCCTTACAATGAAATTCTAGAAGGTAGTGTAGCTTATTACAGATTCAGAAATAATTATTATGTGAGCGAGAGAACAAAAATTGCAAATAAAATGCTAAAAGAAAATAAAAAGAATTACAATTTAATTCTTCAGACGGGATGGTTACCTGCAATATTACAAAAAAATGATGTACCTCGTTGCATTTACACAGACTATACCACGAAGCTATCTGAGAAAGAATTGCCCCAATGGAGTAAATTTTTGAGTGAAAATGATAGAAAATATTGGACTGACATGGAGACAAAATCCTATGAAAATGCGGATATTGTTTTTACATTTAGTAATCATACCAGACAATCAATGATAAATGACTATGAGATTAGCGAAGACAAAGTTGTTACAGTATATTCTGGTACAAACGTAGATTATTTACCTTGCATAAAAAAAGAGTACAATAAAAAAATCATATTATTTGTTGGGATTGATTTTGAGAGAAAAGGAGGATATGTCCTATTAGATGCATTCAAAAAAGTAAAAAATGAAATAAAAGATGCAAGATTAATTATATTGGGATCTAATCCAAAGTTGAATATTGAAGGTGTTGAAGTTAAAGGTTTTGTGTCCTATGAAGAAAAGATCCAATATTACAACTTGGCGTCGATTTTTGTAATGCCTTCCTTTGGAGATCCGTTTCCTAATGCTTTTATCGAAGCTATGAGTTATAGGCTACCATGTATCGGCAGTAGAGTGGGAGGTATTCCAGAAATAATAGAAGATGCTGAAACTGGATTTTTGGTAGAACCTTATAAATCCAGTCAGCTTGCAGAAAGGATCATATACTTATTAAACAATGAAAATTTAATGAAAAAAATGGGGGATGCTGGGAGAAAAAGAGTTGAAGAAAGATTTACTTGGGACAAAGTTGTTAAAAAAATGGGGTCTAAATTTGACAAATTGATGTAA
- a CDS encoding UDP-N-acetylglucosamine-1-phosphate transferase, whose protein sequence is MVILIDFLLNYRIGVIELFSNFLFPFLVTAVTMPYFINRLKENNFVVKDYYKKKPTMVPTSGGLIILLIALLSISLNSLFFKFTTQNYVILVIIVLFGLFGILDDMINIGRLSKLIIMYYCTYPLIQYVPHPLVLYSGDWAISLGVLSLQFIVPTYVLVASNLVNMHSGYNGLASGLSVILLCSLIIKSLLLNDVENIVTVVALTGALIGYYIYDHYPSKIFWGNVGSLVIGAAIGAIIVIQGFLISGFIMLIPHTVNFLMYVYWKVKKFPPAKFGKDRGDGILEVPNPLTLKWVLPYYYNVTEKQATYAMFLLTSVFCAIGIFIPGRL, encoded by the coding sequence GTGGTCATTTTAATTGATTTCCTTCTTAATTATAGGATCGGAGTAATTGAACTCTTTAGTAATTTTTTGTTTCCCTTCTTAGTTACAGCAGTGACTATGCCTTATTTCATTAATAGGCTGAAGGAAAATAATTTCGTAGTTAAAGACTACTACAAGAAAAAGCCTACAATGGTGCCGACCTCAGGCGGGCTCATAATCTTACTCATAGCGTTACTTTCGATATCCTTAAATTCTCTCTTTTTTAAGTTCACAACCCAAAACTATGTTATCCTGGTGATTATCGTACTTTTCGGGCTTTTCGGGATCCTGGATGATATGATAAACATAGGGCGCCTGTCCAAACTCATAATTATGTATTACTGCACCTATCCGCTTATCCAGTACGTACCTCATCCTCTGGTTTTATATTCCGGGGATTGGGCTATTTCTCTCGGGGTCCTCTCACTTCAGTTTATAGTTCCCACATACGTGCTTGTTGCGTCAAACCTCGTGAACATGCACTCCGGATATAACGGCCTTGCATCCGGCTTATCCGTAATTTTATTGTGTTCCCTGATCATTAAATCCCTACTACTAAACGATGTCGAAAATATAGTAACAGTAGTCGCTTTAACCGGGGCTCTGATCGGTTATTATATCTATGACCATTACCCATCAAAAATATTCTGGGGAAATGTGGGTTCCCTGGTAATAGGGGCTGCCATAGGCGCTATCATAGTCATACAGGGATTTTTGATAAGCGGGTTCATAATGCTTATTCCACACACGGTAAACTTCCTGATGTATGTGTACTGGAAAGTTAAAAAATTCCCTCCCGCCAAGTTTGGAAAGGACCGGGGTGATGGTATTCTGGAAGTCCCCAACCCTCTTACATTGAAATGGGTCCTGCCTTACTACTATAATGTAACTGAAAAACAGGCAACTTATGCAATGTTCTTGCTAACTTCGGTTTTTTGCGCTATAGGCATTTTCATTCCTGGAAGGTTGTAA
- a CDS encoding VanZ family protein: MSKIKKTSIFTLVAVSYAVLIFYLSVTSDLGDLKHFLVMTLGYKTRDALVENNLSFIKDFLLETLRFVMGLSIDPAHLAVYFVFGVLLYLAFSNSKNPSLVKYPAVYAIGTGTVYGILNEIFQMYLPFRVASMADVISNFIGLAIAQVLAIVFVLGLKGISKGRDTK; this comes from the coding sequence ATGTCAAAAATAAAAAAAACCAGTATTTTTACTTTAGTCGCAGTTTCATACGCAGTCCTGATTTTCTACTTATCAGTCACTTCAGACCTGGGAGACCTGAAACACTTCCTGGTGATGACCCTGGGTTACAAAACAAGAGACGCCCTGGTCGAAAACAACCTTTCTTTTATCAAGGATTTTTTGCTTGAAACCTTAAGGTTTGTCATGGGTCTGTCCATAGACCCGGCCCATCTCGCCGTGTACTTCGTATTCGGGGTTTTACTGTATCTTGCATTCTCGAATTCCAAAAACCCATCATTGGTAAAATACCCGGCAGTTTACGCCATAGGCACGGGCACAGTTTACGGCATTCTCAATGAGATATTTCAGATGTATCTTCCCTTCCGTGTAGCAAGCATGGCAGATGTGATATCGAACTTTATCGGGCTTGCGATTGCTCAGGTTCTTGCAATAGTTTTTGTCCTGGGATTAAAAGGAATTTCCAAAGGTAGAGATACCAAATAA
- a CDS encoding PGF-pre-PGF domain-containing protein has translation MHRKSLQNNTLRLSLILLLFASLSTIFTGTALAETIVSISPETQSVGEDQDFILSIYIEPDAPISGAQFNLIFDESLVNVREIREGDLFKQKGTTMFSQGTIDNSQGTVKGIYGLVLRKNMVTTPGTFATVYLSSTDSSGICKLQLSNVEVSNSSGCSMPVTAIPGTVRVGDVSISPAETISSAGSYGGGGGGGGAGSPEPSENVKLKELSQCFITNGVRARYMFRGDINDIRYVEFDPKKSFGKTTAIIEMLKEKSALTSGEPEGQVYQHMNIWIGTDGISNPENIENGAVGFRVERAWIDENEIDLTSITLNHFSNGKWDVLETCQTGEDKLYLYFEARTPGFSPFAITGQSSGILKSTESTTQGSNDMQGSNDALRSEATSKATQSPEGEKEAEAGKKDYTAIIYVAVGIILFLPVLLIFKRS, from the coding sequence ATGCACAGGAAGAGCCTGCAGAACAATACATTACGCCTGAGTCTGATTTTACTATTATTTGCCTCTTTGAGCACCATATTCACGGGTACTGCTCTGGCAGAGACAATCGTAAGCATATCACCGGAAACGCAATCCGTTGGAGAGGACCAGGATTTCATCCTGAGTATATATATCGAACCTGACGCACCTATATCCGGAGCTCAGTTTAACCTCATTTTCGATGAATCCCTGGTCAATGTCAGGGAAATCCGGGAAGGAGACCTGTTTAAGCAGAAAGGAACCACTATGTTTAGCCAGGGTACCATTGACAACTCACAGGGCACTGTTAAAGGCATTTACGGCCTCGTCCTGCGCAAAAATATGGTGACGACACCCGGGACCTTTGCAACAGTCTATCTCAGTTCGACAGACAGTTCAGGGATATGCAAATTACAGCTTTCAAATGTAGAGGTAAGCAACTCAAGCGGTTGCTCAATGCCGGTAACAGCCATACCCGGTACTGTAAGGGTAGGAGATGTTTCGATATCCCCTGCTGAAACAATATCAAGCGCAGGGAGTTACGGAGGCGGAGGAGGTGGGGGAGGAGCAGGTTCTCCCGAGCCCTCAGAGAATGTCAAGCTAAAAGAGCTTTCCCAGTGCTTCATAACCAACGGGGTCCGGGCCAGATATATGTTTAGAGGGGACATCAATGACATAAGGTATGTGGAATTTGACCCCAAAAAAAGCTTTGGGAAGACCACCGCAATCATCGAGATGCTCAAAGAAAAATCCGCACTGACCTCTGGGGAACCGGAAGGCCAGGTATACCAGCACATGAACATCTGGATAGGGACGGACGGGATTTCAAACCCCGAAAATATTGAAAATGGAGCTGTGGGCTTTAGAGTTGAAAGAGCCTGGATAGATGAAAATGAAATTGACCTTACCTCCATCACCCTGAACCATTTCAGCAATGGAAAGTGGGACGTGCTTGAGACCTGCCAGACCGGCGAAGATAAACTCTACCTGTATTTTGAAGCCAGAACACCGGGTTTTTCCCCGTTTGCGATAACCGGGCAAAGCTCAGGGATCTTAAAGAGCACTGAAAGTACAACCCAGGGTTCAAATGATATGCAGGGTTCAAACGATGCCCTGAGGTCAGAAGCTACTTCAAAAGCAACTCAAAGTCCTGAAGGGGAAAAAGAGGCAGAGGCAGGTAAAAAAGACTATACCGCAATAATCTATGTTGCAGTAGGAATAATCCTTTTCTTGCCCGTACTCCTGATATTCAAAAGAAGCTGA
- a CDS encoding transposase, translated as MLRQPLRKRQSMLFTFMEFEGVPWHNNDAERAMRKGVLHRKISGGRRTWSGAGVFEVLLSIYETSKIRGERFMEMLKEKFEIPPNERSRNTSAS; from the coding sequence ATTTTAAGACAGCCTCTTAGAAAGAGACAGTCGATGCTATTTACGTTCATGGAGTTTGAGGGAGTACCCTGGCACAATAATGACGCAGAGCGTGCGATGCGTAAAGGAGTATTGCATAGGAAAATTAGTGGCGGGAGAAGGACATGGTCCGGTGCGGGAGTATTTGAAGTGCTTCTGAGCATTTATGAGACGTCAAAGATAAGGGGAGAAAGATTTATGGAAATGTTGAAGGAAAAATTTGAGATACCTCCGAATGAAAGGAGTAGAAATACCTCAGCTTCTTAA